From Pleurocapsa sp. PCC 7319:
AGCAATCGCAGGTATTAATGCCATCAAGGTAGGTGTAGAAGTTGATGTTTCTGGTGGACTGCCCAAGATTGTCATTGTGGGATTACCGGATGTGGCAGTGCAAGAATCGAGAGAGAGAGTTAAAGCTGCTCTCAAAAATGCTGATTTTGCCTTTCCAGTACGTAAAATTGTGATTAATCTCACTCCCGCAGATTTACGTAAAGAAGGACCATGCTTTGATTTGCCTATTAGTATGGGTATTTTAGCCGCATCAGAACAGGTAGATCCGCAGTTGTTAGGAGATTATTTGTTTTATGGTGAAGTTTCTTTAGATGGTACTTTAAGACCAGTATCTGGAGTACTGCCAATTGCTGCCGCTGCTACCAATATGGGAATTGCTGGATTAATTGTGCCTCGCGGCAATGCTCAGGAAGCAGCAGTTGTCAAAGATATTGCAGTATATGGATTTGACAATCTCAAGCAAGTAGCAAGCTTTCTCAATCAACCAGATAAGTATCAGCCCATCACAGTAGAACACCAACTTCCATCCAGCCTATCTCGACCGCCAATACCTAATCTCAAGGACGTTAAAGGTCAGGTTCACGCCAGACGAGCCTTAGAAATTGCCGCAGCGGGAGGACATAATCTAATATTTGTTGGTCCCCCTGGTAGTGGCAAAACAATGCTGGCTAAAAGACTTCCAGGTATTTTACCAAGTCTTTCTTTCCCCGAAGCATTGGAAGTTTCCCAGATTCATTCTGTTGCTGGTTTGCTCAAAGATCGAGGACGATTAATTACAGAAAGACCGTTTCGTAGCCCTCATCATTCGGCATCTGGTCCTTCTTTGGTGGGAGGTGGTAGCTATCCACGCCCTGGTGAAATCTCCTTAGCCCACAAAGGTCTGCTTTTTTTGGATGAGTTGACAGAGTTTAAACGCAATGTACTGGAATATTTGCGTCAACCTCTTGAAGACGGTCAGGTAACGATTTCCCGTACTCGACAATCGGTAGTTTTTCCGGCTCAGTTCACCTTGGTTGCTAGTACAAATCCCTGTCCCTGTGGTTATTTTGGCGATCCAATTCAAAACTGTACCTGTTCTCCTCGGCAAAGAGAAAATTACTGGGCAAAATTATCTGGACCGTTAATGGATCGGATTGATTTGCAGGTAGCGGTTAACCGTCTTAAACCAGAAGAAATGACCAGACAAACTTTTGGAGAGGATTCTCAAGACGTGAGAGAAAGAGTGGTTACTGCCCGAAAGCTAGCAGAAAAGCGTTTTCAGGGGGAAACCGGAATTAGCTGCAACGCCGAAATGCGATCACCCCACCTGCGAGAATTTTGTATCTTAGATGATGACAGCCGCAATTTATTAGAAGGGGCAATACGCAAACTAGGTTTATCTGCTAGAGCGATGGATCGGGTGTTAAAAGTATCTCGGACTATTGCTGACTTAGCAGGCGATCGCCACTTACAAAGTCATCATTTAGCAGAAGCCATTCAGTATCGCACCATAGATAGAATGCAATAGCGGATATTTATATTTATAGGGGCGAACGGCGATTCGCCCTTACAAAAATTTTATCTTTCTATTAGCCAGAACTTGCATCTGTTAATTTAGATTGTTTTACCTTGGATAAAATTTTGTCTTTGAGCTTTTCGAGTTCGGTTTTTAAAATTTCTTTGGCTAAAGTAACATCACCGACACTTCTTGTTACCTGACTCAAATTAGCCCATTGCTCTAGCATCTTACGATTCTGAGCATTAATTACTGAACTAGCTACATGTTGGCAACGACTGGATTGATTAAGAGCATAAAATAAAATACGATATTTGCCCTGTTCTGAGAGCGATCGACTAATTTGTTGTCCTTTATTAGATTTAAGGTCAAGGTAACATGAAAGCCATTTAGGACCATGTTCGGCATTGTATAGCAGAGTAATCCAGAGCAACATTGGATGTGGATAATTTAAGTATAAAAACTGGTTATAGCAAATGCTCGCAATTCTATTGTGAATATCCTCTTGGTCTAACATGACACAAAGTACGGGAGCTTCTCCTAAAGGAGTAGAAATTAGTTGCGCAAATACAATTTTGCGCAAAGGCTTATTTTGAGGCCAGGTCGTTTGAAGACATATTTCTGTGATAGAAGATTCGGTATTTAAAGTTTTATCGACAGCTACTTGTGTCTGATCATCATGGATCAATAAATTGCTAGGATTTGTGATGTGATCAATCGGTATTGACTCTAATGATTCTAATGACTCTAAAATATTTAA
This genomic window contains:
- a CDS encoding YifB family Mg chelatase-like AAA ATPase, yielding MLARVWSAAIAGINAIKVGVEVDVSGGLPKIVIVGLPDVAVQESRERVKAALKNADFAFPVRKIVINLTPADLRKEGPCFDLPISMGILAASEQVDPQLLGDYLFYGEVSLDGTLRPVSGVLPIAAAATNMGIAGLIVPRGNAQEAAVVKDIAVYGFDNLKQVASFLNQPDKYQPITVEHQLPSSLSRPPIPNLKDVKGQVHARRALEIAAAGGHNLIFVGPPGSGKTMLAKRLPGILPSLSFPEALEVSQIHSVAGLLKDRGRLITERPFRSPHHSASGPSLVGGGSYPRPGEISLAHKGLLFLDELTEFKRNVLEYLRQPLEDGQVTISRTRQSVVFPAQFTLVASTNPCPCGYFGDPIQNCTCSPRQRENYWAKLSGPLMDRIDLQVAVNRLKPEEMTRQTFGEDSQDVRERVVTARKLAEKRFQGETGISCNAEMRSPHLREFCILDDDSRNLLEGAIRKLGLSARAMDRVLKVSRTIADLAGDRHLQSHHLAEAIQYRTIDRMQ